The sequence below is a genomic window from Rhizobium sp. NXC14.
GCGGCGTGCCGGAAAGGCCAAGCACTTCGACCGGCATCGCCGGCGGTGCTTCCTTCATATGCTCGCCCTTGTCGTTGACGAGGGCGCGCACACGGCCCCAGACGTCGCCTGCGACGATGATCTGGCCCGGCTTCAGCGTACCGTTCTGAACGAGAACCGTGGCAACCGCGCCGCGGCCGCGGTCGAGCTGGGCTTCGATGACGGTGCCTTCCGCGGTGCGGTTCGGATTGGCCTTGAGGTCAAGGATTTCCGCCTGCAGCAGAACGGCTTCGAGCAGCTTGTCGAGGTTCTTGCCTGTTTTGGCCGACACTTCGACGTCAAGTGTTTCGCCGCCCATCGATTCCACGAAGACTTCGTGCTGCAGAAGCTGGTTGCGCACCTTCTGCGGATCGGCTTCGTGCTTGTCGATCTTGTTGATCGCCACGATGATCGGAACACCGGCTGCCTTGGCGTGATTGATCGATTCGATCGTCTGCGGCATGACGCTGTCGTCAGCTGCCACGACGAGGATCGCGATGTCGGTCGCCTGCGCGCCGCGGGCACGCATCGCCGTGAAGGCGGCGTGGCCGGGGGTGTCGATGAAGGTGATCTTCTGGCCGTTCTGCTCCACCTGATAGGCGCCGATATGCTGCGTGATGCCGCCGGCTTCGCCGGCAACCACGTTGGCATGGCGGATGGCGTCGAGCAGCGAGGTCTTGCCGTGGTCGACGTGGCCCATGATGGTGACGACGGGCGGACGCGAAACGCGGTCGCCTTCAACGTCGGCGATGTCAAAGATGCCGAGTTCGACGTCGGATTCAGAGACACGCTTGACGGTATGGCCGAATTCGCCGGCGATGAGTTCGGCAAGGTCGGCGTCGATGACGTCGCCCGGCTTCATCATCTGGCCTTCCTTCATCAGGTACTTGATGACGTCGACGGCGCGTTCGGACATGCGCTGCGACAGTTCCTGAATGGTGATGGTCTCAGGCAGGACGACTTCGCGGGAAATCTTCTCTCGAGTTTCCTGCATCTGGCTGCGGCGGAACTTCTCCTGCCGGCGGCGCATCGCCGAAAGCGAACGGCTGCGGCCGGCGTCCTCGCCGTCCACATCGGCAGTGGTGATCGTCAGCTTGCCGCGGCGGCGCTCGTCATCCGTCTTCGGACGCGTGGTTACCGGCTTTGCGGGTTCCGGACGGACGATGCGGCCACGGGCCGGACCGCCGCGCGCGGCGCCCCGATCGTCGTCGCCATCATCATCGCGGCGGCCACGGGTGCCGATCGGTGTGGCGGCGCCGGGGGTCGGACGGGCGCCAGCGGGCGCTGCTCCATCAGGCCGGCGGGCAGCCGGAGCCGATGATGCCGGCCGCGGCGTGCTCGGACGGGCTTCGGTCACTGCCGGAGCCGGCGCGGCTGCAGCGGCTGCCGGTTCGGCGGCAGCAGCAGCGGCCGCTTCGGCCTGCCGGGCTGCCTCTTCGGCCGCCCTGCGTGCGGCATCCTCCGCTTCGGCTGCCTTGCGGACAGCCTCTTCGGCGGCGCGGCGTTTTTCTTCCTCGGCGCGGCGGATCGCATCCTGGGCGTCACGCGCCTGGGATTCGGCAAGCGCACGGCGGCGCGCATCCATTTCCTCAGGCGACAGATGGTTCAGCACGACAGGGCGCGGGCGATCGTTCGGACGCGGCTGCTGATAGGACTGCTGCGGACGCTGGTTGGCTTGGCCGCCACCGGGCTGATGAATCCGGGGTGCCGGCGTCGACTGCTGCGGACGCGCCTGAGCAGGTGCCGCCGCCGCTTCGGCTGCGCGAACCGGGGCTGCGGGGGCCGCAGGCGTGATCGGCTTTTCGTCTTCCGGGCGCATCGGGCGCCGCTTGCGGGTCTCGACCACGACCGCCTTGGTGCGACCCCGACCCATATCCTGGCGAACGGTACCCTGGCTCATCCCTGATGGTTTCAGGGTGAGCGTCTTCTTGCCCGTTACGCTGAGTGTCTTGTCGTCGTTACTATCGGTCATTCGTTCCCGTTCCTTCGGACAGGGAGCGATGACTAGATCAGACCCTGTCGTTCAAATACTGTCGATCAATGAGAATGAAACCGGCCGATGCCGGTGACCGCCTCATTGTTTTTGCCGGCCAGCGCCGCCCGCTGCCCGGGACTGACCGCCAATACGGTACTGTTCGAGCATCTTTGCGCGCTTCACTACACCCTCACCCGCCTGCCCTGCAAGCACTGCGGCATGGATAAAAGCATTCTGGCCCATCAGGCCTTCCATTTCGCTCTCCGAGAAGAAACGGTAGGAAGGTATCTCCTCCTCGGTCTCCATTCCGAGGTGCCAGGCCTTGCGGGCCTGGTCGATTTTTCGCACTCCATCATCCGCTGCGTCAGTTGCGTGGAACACCGCAAGGGCTGCTCCACTTCTGACCGCGGCATCCACTTTCGAGGCACCGCTGACGAACTGGCCCGCTTTGCGCGCCATGTTCATCATCTGCATCAATTGCGCCGCCAGCAGCCGGTCGACGCTTGCGCCGAGATCGTCCGCCGCCTTCACTTCCGCTTTCAGCGCCCGGGCGAAAAGCTTCTTCGCCACCGCCTTGTCGACCAGCGACCGGTCGGCTTTCACCCAGCAGCCGCGTCCCGGAAGCTCGCGCTTCAGGTCGGCGACGACGGTTCCGTCGGGAGCCGCGACGAAGCGGATCAGCTCTTCCGGCGATCCGCTCTCGCGCGTCACGATGCACATGCGTCCGTTCACGTCATACCCTGCAAGATCGTCGTCCTCGGGAAGAACGTTCGGCTCATGCGCGGTCATCATGCTTCCTGTTCGGCTTCGGTGACCTCTTCTTCGGTCCCCTTCGCCAGGTCCTCTTCGGTGATCCAGCCAGCCGCGAGGCGGGCCTGGACGATCATTTGCTCGGCCTCGACACGCGAGACGTCGAACTTAGAGAACAGGCCTTCGAACTTCTTCGTTTCGCCATTCTTGCGTTCGCTCCAGCCGACGAGATCATCGGCCGCACAACCGGCGAAATCCTCGATCGTCTTGATGCCGTCCTCGCCGAGCGCCACCATCATCTGGGCGGTCATGCCGTCGATCTGGCGCAGCTCGTCCTCAACGCCGAGCGCCTTGCGCTTCTCGTCCATCTCGGCTTCGAGACGCTCGAGGAATTCGCGGGCGCGCTGCTGAATTTCCTGCGCGGTCTCTTCGTCGAAACCGTCGATCGAGGAAATCTCGTCGAGATCGACATAGGCCAGTTCTTCGACGGCGGCAAAGCCTTCGGACGCCAGAACCTGGCCGACCATTTCGTCGACGTCGAGCGAATCCATGAACAGGTTGGTGCGCTCGTTGAATTCCTTCTGACGGCGTTCCGATTCCTCGGCCTCCGTCATGATGTCGATATCCCAGCCAGTCAGCTGCGAAGCAAGGCGGACGTTCTGGCCACGGCGGCCGATCGCAAGCGACAGCTGCTCGTCGGGAACGACGACTTCGATGCGCTCGGCGTCCTCGTCGAGAACGACCTTGGCCACTTCCGCCGGCTGCAGGGCGTTGACCACGAAGGTCGCCGGGTCCTGGCTCCAGGGGATGATGTCGATTTTCTCACCCTGGAGTTCGCCGACGACGGCCTGGACGCGCGAGCCGCGCATGCCGACGCAGGCGCCGACCGGATCGATCGACGAGTCGTTCGAAATCACCGCGATCTTGGCGCGCGAGCCCGGATCACGGGCGACCGACTTCACCTGGATGATGCCGTCATAGATCTCAGGCACTTCCATGGTGAAGAGCTTCACCATGAACTGCGGATGCGTGCGCGACAGGAAAATCTGCGGACCACGCTGCTCCCGACGGACATCATATACGTATGCACGGACGCGATCGCCATAGCGCACGTTCTCGCGCGGGATCATTTCGTCGCGGCGGATGATGCCTTCACCACGGCCGAGATCAACGATGACGTTGCCGTATTCGACGCGCTTGACGGTGCCGTTGACGATTTCTCCGACGCGATCCTTGAATTCGTCGAACTGGCGGTCGCGCTCGGCTTCACGCACCTTCTGCACGATCACCTGCTTGGCGGATTGTGCGGCGATGCGGCCGAAATCCATCGGCGGCAGCGGATCGGCGATGAAATCCCCGAGGGCTGCGTCCGGATTGCGGTCGCGGGCAAGCTCCAGCGGGATCTGCGTCGAATAATCCTCGGCCTTGTCGACCACTTCGAGCAGGCGCTGCAGACGGATTTCACCGGTCTTCGGATTGATGTCGGCCCGGATGTTGGATTCGGTGCCGTAACGGGAGCGCGCCGCCTTCTGGATGGCATCGGCCATTGCGGCAAGCACGATCTCCCGGTCGATGACTTTTTCGCGCGCCACTGCATCTGCGATCTGCAGAAGTTCGAGCCGGTTCGCACTGACTGCCATTGTCTTGTTTCTCCGTCTTTACTCCAGGGTTCCCGTCCCTGGGAGCGGTCTGTTGATCGGTTATTCCTGGTCGTCTGCTTCGTTCTGGTTGGCGGCCTGCGCTTTCGCCAGCTTGTCGGCGCGCAGCGCATCGCGGATCAGATCGTCGGTCAGAATGAGCTTCGCATCGCTAAGCGCCGTGAAGGGAATGATAACCTTCTGCTCTTCCCCGTAGGCGACCTGGTCACGCTCGAGCGTGAATCCATCGGCGTCTGCTTCGACGATCTTGCCGCGGAAGCGTTTGCGGCTGCCGATCATGATCGACGTCTCGCACTTTACAAGGTGGCCTTGCCAGCGGACGAAATCGGATTTCCGCACCATCGGACGGTCGATGCCAGGCGAAGACACCTCAAGATGATACTCTTTATCGATCGGATCTTCCACATCGAGGACGGGAGAAATCGCCATCGAGACTGCTTCGCAGTCCTGAACCGTCATCGTGCCGTCATTGCGCTCGGCCATCACCTGCATCGTCGCGCCGTTCTGGTTCAGCATGCGCACGCGGATGAGCCGGAAACCCATGCCGACGAGAACGGGTTCGATGATGTCGGCAAGACGCTGGTCGAGCCCGGTTTCGGTAATCAGCCGCGGCTCAAGTTCGTTGTCTGCGTTTGTCATGTCCGACAAGCGGCGCTCCTCGCAATTTCAAGCTGTTCAGGCGATCGAGCTAATAAAAAAGAGCGGGTCCTTGCGGCCCACTCTTCATCAAGCGATCAAGAATTTGAGAGCCATATAGTCGGGTTTTTCCGAAATTGCAAGGTCTGCGACCGATTCCGCCAAATCGCTTCCGGCAAGGCGAACGAGGCTATGGCCAGCGAAGGTCTTGCGCATATATTGCCGGTGGGTCTCAAAAACAAAAGCGGGAGAAATCGTGGCCTACACCTCAGCGACATTGGCGCCCTTGCGGCACGATACCTATCGGGCCATCTGGTTTGCCAGCCTTTCCTCGAATTTCGGCGGCCTGATCCAGGCGGTGGGTGCTGCCTGGATGATGACGACCATCACCGCTTCGGAGGATATGGTCGCGTTGGTTCAGACCTCGACGGCGCTGCCGATCATGTTGTTTTCCCTGGTATCGGGCGCGCTCGCCGATAATTTCGACCGACGCCGGGTCATGCTGACGGCGCAGTGCATGATGCTCGTGGTGTCGGCGCTGCTGACCGCATCAGCCCTTCTCGGCTGGATAACGCCCTGGCTGCTGCTCTTCTTCACTTTCCTGATCGGCTGCGGCACGGCGCTCAACAACCCTTCATGGCAGGCCTCGGTCGGCGACATGGTGCCGCGCGCCGATCTGCCGGGCGCCGTCACGCTGAACAGCATGGGCTTTAATATCACCCGCAGCGTCGGCCCGGCGATCGGCGGCGCCATCGTGGCGGCGGCGGGTGCTGCTGCTGCGTTCGCGGTCAACACCCTGAGTTACCTCCCATTGATCTACGCTTTGCTGCGCTGGCGGCCGAGCACACCGGTCTCGACCCTGCCGCGTGAGGCGCTCGGCAGCGCGATCTTTGCCGGCTTGCGCTACGTCTCGATGTCGCCCAATCTCGAAAAGGTTCTGGTCAGGGGCCTTATATTCGGTGTCGGCGCCAGCTCCATCCTGGCGCTGCTGCCAGTCGTCGCGCTCGATCTCGTTGCCGGCGGTCCGCTGACCTATGGCTTCATGCTCGGCGCCTTCGGTATCGGCGCGATCGGTGGTGCGGTGCTGAGTGCAAGAATTCGCCAGGCGCTGTCCAGCGAGACGATCATCCGCCTCGCCTTTGCCGGCTTTGCATTGAGCGCCGTCATCGCCGCCATCAGCCCGAGCGCCGTCCTCACATCAGCCGGGCTGCTCATCTCGGGCGCCTGTTGGGTCTCCGCACTTTCGCTCTTCAACACCATCGTCCAACTGTCGACGCCGCGCTGGGTGGTCGGGCGCGCGCTGTCGCTCTATCAGACCGTCACCTTCGGCGGCATTGCCGGCGGCAGTTGGCTCTGGGGTGTTGCGGCGGACCGCTATGGCGTCGCCGATGCGCTGCTGATGGCGTCGGTCGTCCTGCTGCTTGGCATTGCGATCGGGCTGCGGTTTTCGATGCCGGCCTTCGCCTCGCTCAATCTCGATCCGCTGAACCGCTTCACCGCGCCGGCCTTAAGCCTCGACATCACCCCGCGCAGCGGCCCGATCGTCATTCAGGTCGATTACGAGATCGCCGACGACGATCTGGCGGAATTCATGGCGCTGATGGGCGAGCGCCGCCGCATCCGCATCCGCGACGGCGCCCGGCATTGGGCGCTGATGCGCGATCTCGAAAATCCTGGCCTCTGGACGGAAAGCTACCATACGCCGACCTGGGTCGAGTACATAAGACACAACCAGCGGCGCACCCAGGCCGATGCCGAAAACATCGACCGGCTGCGCGCGCTCCATCGCGGTGAAGGCCCGCCCCATGTCCACCGCATGATCGAGCGCCAGGCCATCCCGCCAGGCGACGATGTCTTCCACAAGGCGCCGATCGATCTGCATCATTGAGAGCAGCCATGTACAGTTTCAGGCTCGCCCGTCTATCCGATCTCGCAGCCATCGTAAGGCTTCTCGCCGATGACGATCTCGGCGCCGCCAGGGAAATCGTCTCCGATCCCGTCGATGCGCGTTATCTTTCGGCCGTCGCGGCGATCGAGGCGGACGCCAACCAGTTGCTGGCTGTCGCAACCGACGCCTCCGACCAGGTCGTCGGCTGCCTGCAGCTGAGCTTTCTTCCCGGCCTCTCCCGAACCGGTATGTGGCGCGGGCAGATCGAAAGCGTGCGTATCGCAAGAGAGTTTCGGGCAGCCGGCCTCGGCGCGCAATTCATCGAATGGGCGGTCGCCCAATGCGTCGAGCGCGGCTGCGGCCTCGTGCAGCTGACATCGGACAAGACACGGAAAGACTCGATCCGCTTCTACGAGAAGCTCGGTTTTGTCGCCAGCCACGAAGGACTGAAGCGCAACCTGTGAATCCGGCTACTTCAGCTCGCCCTTCATGCTGGCTTCGGGAAAGCATGTCGGTTTCATGCCGTTCTTTGCCTGCCACTGGCCGATCGAGCGCCGCGTCTTGTAGCCCGGCAGTCCGTCGGTGCCGCCGACGTCATAACCTTGCCGCTCCAGCGCCTTCTGCATGGCGGCCACATCCGAACGCAGCATCTTGCCGACATCGCCCCACTGGCCCTCGAAGGCGCCGCCGTTCGAGGCGATCCGGTCGGCGAGATTGCCGATATAAAGCGCGTAGAGGTCGGAGTTGTTATACTCCTTGATGATATAGAAATTCGGCGTGACGATGAATTCCGGGCCGTCGCTGCCGGCCGGCACCAGCATCATCCCTTGAGCCTTCATCTCACCTGAGGGAAAGGCCTTGCCGGAGATGCGCTCGATGCCGAGCGAGGCCCAGTGCGAAAGCGGCTTTGCCAGATCAGGCCCCTCCTGCGCGCAGGAGACCGCTTCGGGTATCGACACCTCGAAACCCCAGTCCCGATCGCGCTGCCAGCCCTTCTTGACCAGATAGTTGGCGATCGAGGCGAGCGTATCCGGCACCGAGGTCCAGATGTTGCGATGGCCATCGCCATCGAAATCCACGGCATATTTCAGATAACTCGTCGGCATGAATTGCGGCTGCCCCAGTGCGCCGGCCCAAGACCCTTTGAAATCGGAAGGCGCGACGTCGCCGCCGTCGAGAATATGCAGCGCCGCCACCAGTTCGGTCCGGAACATCTCCTTGCGCGTCGACATGAAGGCCTTGGTCGCCAGCACTTCGATCGCCGATTCCGGGATCTTCGCTGCCCCGAAGCCGGTCTCGCGGCCCCAGATGGCAAGCACGATCGAGCCCGGCACGCCATAAGTCTTTTCGATCCGTTTCAGCGTCGAGCCATACTGCGCCGCAAAGCCGCGCCCTGTCGCTGCGAGCTTCTTCAGCCGGTCTTCGTTGAAATAGGGACCGGGCGAGGAAAATTCAGCCTGCGTCTGCTTCTGCTCCTTCGGCGGCGGGAAACCGGGCGGGGCGAGATCCGGCAGGTTCCAGTTCAGCGTGATGCCTGAGAAAGCGGCCTTGAAGGTCTTCTCGGAAACACCGCCCGCTTTTGCTTCGGGCCAGAGGTCGCTCTGCACCCATTTTTGGAATTGTGCCTCGACATCGGCTTTGGAAGGGGCTGCGTGGGAGGTGAGGGGGAGGAGCGCGGCCGTTATGCCGAGCGCGAATATTCGCAGCATAAACAATCCCCTCATATCACCGTCCGTGCCCGCAGCGCGGCCGCGAGCGTGCCCTCATCGAGATAGTCGAGCTCGCCGCCCACAGGCACGCCATGCGCCAATCGCGTAATCTTCACGTCGAGCCCCTGCAACTGGTCGGTAATGTAATGCGCCGTCGTCTGCCCCTCGACGGTCGCATTGACCGCGATGATCAGCTCGCGGATGCCGCCTTCGCCGATCCGGTCGATCAGTCCGCGGATATTGAGATCGTCGGGCCCGATCCCGTCGAGCGGCGACAGCGTGCCGCCAAGCACGTGATAGGCGGCGTTCATTGCGCCCGCCCGCTCCAGCGCCCAGAGGTCCGAAACGTCCTCGACGACGATGATGACGGATTGATCGCGCTGCGTATCGGTGCAGACGGTGCAAGGGTCTGTTGTATCGACATTGCCGCAGCGCGAGCAGATCTTCACCTTGTCATAGGCTTCGCCCATCGCGTTCGACAGTGGCCCGAGCAACTGGTCCTTCTTCTTGATCAGATGCAGTGCTGCCCGGCGCGCCGAGCGCGGCCCGAGGCCCGGCACCTTCGCCAGAAGCTGGATGAGTTTTTCGATTTCGGGTCCGGTGACTCGTTTTGCCATGCGCCGTTCTTAACTGATATGGAACGAAAACGGAATCGCGGAAGGATCGGCCGTCCCATGAAAATCCTGGCGCTGTGCATCGGCAATGCGGAAAAGCTGGCCGACAAGAGCTACAAGACCGGTATCTTCAAACATGCCGTCAACGGCGCGGTGATGATCGATGCCGAGGGTCTGGTCGGCGATGCCATCTGCAACCGCAAACATCACGGCGGCGTCGATCAGGCGGTTTATGTCGAGGGATCGCTGACGCTCGACTGGTGGAGCAGGGAGCTTGGCCGGCCGCATGAACCCGGCACCTTCGGCGAAAACATGGTGATCTCAGGGCTCGACAACCGCGACGTCGCCGTCGGCGACCGATTCATAGCAGGCGATCTTATTCTTGAGGCCACCGCCTGCCGCATTCCCTGCGCCACCTTTGCGGCCAGGATGGCCGATCCGAAATTCGTCAAGCGCCATACGGTGGCCGCCCGCCCCGGCATTTACTGCCGCGTCGTCAGAGGCGGCGTGGTCGAGGCCGGAGTGACGGTCGAGTATCATCCCTTTTCCGGAGAGAGGGTGACGATGCCGGAGCTTATGAAAACATTCGGCCAACGGCTTTCGGAGGCAGACCGGTCGCGATATCTCGCGGCTCCCATTCACTATAAGCTACGGGCGACGCTAGAAGCGTAGCGTTAAGAACGGCGTTCTGTGGGGATCGCCGGCCCGATAGCAGCATCGGCTATCGGAACTGCAGTCAAAAGGAAGACCAATTGCCTGCTATCAAAACGGCAGCTTGAAGCCGGGCGGGATCGGCAGGCCGGCCGTGAGCGCCTTGGTCTTTTCGGCGGCGAGCGACTCGGCCTTGTCCTTGGCGTCCTTGTGAGCGGCAACGATCAGGTCCTCGAGGATCTCGACGTCGTCTTCCTTGAACAGCGAGGGGTCGATCTTCAGGCTCTTGAGTTCGCCCTTGCCTGAAATGACGACGGTGACGAGGCCGCCGCCCGCCTTGCCTTCGGCCGTCAGCTCGGCGATCTCCGCCTGCATCTGCTCCATCTTGGCCTGCATTTCCTTGACTTTGCCCATCATGCCCATGATGTCGCGCATCGTCTCGCTCCTTGTTGAAACGTCAAAATTCTATGTCGTCGCCGGGCAGAATGTCACCTTCCTCGGATTCGGCGGCGGCCGGCGGCTTCAACTCGCCTTCCTCCTCCGGTTCGGGCGCCCGCACGCGCACGTCGATGATCTTGGCGCCGGGGAAATGCGCCAGGATTGCCGCGACATCGGGATCCTGACGCGCATCGCTGACGCGCTGTTCCTGCGCCCTGGCTTCCGCCTCCACCATCGTCGGCGCGCCTTCCTCGCGGCTGGTGCTGACGATCCAGTGGATTCCAGTCCATTCCTTGAGCTTGACGGCGAGCTCGTTGAGCAGCGTATTCGGCGCGCCTTCGGTGAGGTTCACATCAAGCCGGCCGGGCTCAAGACGGACCGGCCGCACGAAGTTGCGCACCAGCGCCTTTAATTTGACGTCGCGCTTCTCGGCCGCAAGCTCGACGATATCGGCGATGGAATTGACACGCACGAGCGGCTTCGGAGCCTCTGCGGGCTTTGCCTCGGTACGACCGATATTCTGCGGCTCCGGATTAGGCACGGCGCGCAGCATCGCGGTAGGCCCCGAGGGCTGCGGCCGTGGTGTCGGCTCCGTCGCCCGTGCGGCAACGCTGCTCTGATAGGGAACCCGCGTTCCGTTGCCGCCGCCGTTGCCCGAGGGCGAGGAGGGCCGCTGGCCGGCATTGTCGCCGGAAAACTCGGCAAGCCGCCGCGCCGCATCCTCGGGCGCCGGCAGATGCGCCGCGTGCGCAAGCCGGATCAGCACCATTTCGGCAGCGCCCGCCGTGCGCGACGAACCTTCGGTTTCGGGAATGCCCTTCAGCAGCATCTGCCAGATGCGCGACAGCGTCGTCACCGCAACACCCCTGGCGAATTCCGCCGCCTTGGTGCGCTCGATCTCGCTCAGAGAAGGGTCGTTTGCCGCATCCGGCACATATTTCAGCCGCGTCACCAGATGGGTGAAATCGGCGAGATCGGTGAGCACGACCACCGGATTGGCGCCGGCCTCGTATTGGCTCTGGAATTCGCCGAGGGCAGCCGCCACGTCGCCCTTAATGACATGCTGAAAGAGATCGACGATCCGGGCGCGGTCGGCAAG
It includes:
- a CDS encoding DNA polymerase III subunit gamma/tau, with the protein product MSDTERQSKDAASTGTGYRVLARKYRPKDFTDLMVGQEPMVRTLTNAFETGRIAQAYMLTGVRGVGKTTTARILARALNFKTADIDKPTIDLRVPGEHCQAIMEGRHVDVIEMDAASHTGIDDIREIIEQVRYRPVAARYKVYIIDEVHMLSTQAFNGLLKTLEEPPEHVKFIFATTEIRKVPITVLSRCQRFDLRRISASDLVGLFTTIAAKEGIEAEADALAMIARAAEGSARDGLSLLDQAIAHGAGAVQAEAVRGMLGLADRARIVDLFQHVIKGDVAAALGEFQSQYEAGANPVVVLTDLADFTHLVTRLKYVPDAANDPSLSEIERTKAAEFARGVAVTTLSRIWQMLLKGIPETEGSSRTAGAAEMVLIRLAHAAHLPAPEDAARRLAEFSGDNAGQRPSSPSGNGGGNGTRVPYQSSVAARATEPTPRPQPSGPTAMLRAVPNPEPQNIGRTEAKPAEAPKPLVRVNSIADIVELAAEKRDVKLKALVRNFVRPVRLEPGRLDVNLTEGAPNTLLNELAVKLKEWTGIHWIVSTSREEGAPTMVEAEARAQEQRVSDARQDPDVAAILAHFPGAKIIDVRVRAPEPEEEGELKPPAAAESEEGDILPGDDIEF